The following are from one region of the Methanoculleus caldifontis genome:
- a CDS encoding NAD+ synthase produces the protein MKISLLQVNTVVGDLSGNADRIAAGVEEASRFRPDLIVTPELSLPGCPARDLLLERGFAERGLSVLEDLAADLAGAPPVLVGFAEPNLSGRGRPLYNAAALLRGGVVEETFRKARLSSGILDEGRYFEAAAPTPQVFRLGERTIGVCIGEEVRGGGEAIVNLAAPPFAAGAPARREEALSRLAKENGVPILSANLVGGNDDLIFAGRSSAFDAGGTLIARGAAFAGDVVNVDLARPTPQAVAPAAPAPESEIWQALVLGTRDYVHKCGFTSAHLGLSGGIDSSLVASIAVEALGPENVLGVLLPSPYTSAASVEDAQELAGNLGIRVECIPIAPMMEAFDGALQGVFAGRPRDTTEENLQARIRATVLMALSNKFGSMLLSTGNKSEAAVGYCTLYGDTAGGLSVIADVPKGMVYRLARQLNRERPVIPGRVLEKPPSAELRPGQTDQESLPPYDLLDAILHRHIDCFESPEKIVAAGYPAATVYQVFLMIRQTEFKRRQAAPGLRVTGRAFSTDWHMPIAARPWWQGDAR, from the coding sequence ATGAAGATATCGCTCCTCCAGGTGAATACGGTTGTCGGCGACCTCTCCGGCAACGCCGACCGGATAGCGGCGGGCGTCGAGGAGGCGTCCCGCTTCCGGCCGGACCTGATCGTGACCCCCGAACTCTCCCTGCCCGGCTGCCCCGCCCGGGACCTGCTCCTCGAGAGAGGGTTTGCAGAGCGGGGTCTCTCCGTCCTGGAGGACCTTGCGGCCGACCTTGCCGGCGCGCCGCCGGTCCTCGTCGGCTTTGCGGAGCCGAACCTCTCCGGGAGAGGCCGACCGCTCTACAACGCCGCCGCCCTCCTCCGGGGCGGGGTGGTGGAGGAGACGTTCCGCAAAGCCCGCCTCTCTTCCGGCATCCTCGATGAGGGCCGTTACTTTGAGGCGGCGGCCCCGACCCCGCAGGTCTTCCGCCTCGGCGAAAGGACGATCGGGGTCTGTATCGGCGAGGAGGTCCGGGGCGGCGGGGAGGCGATCGTGAACCTCGCCGCACCGCCGTTTGCCGCCGGCGCTCCCGCCCGGCGGGAGGAGGCGCTCTCCCGCCTTGCAAAAGAGAACGGCGTCCCCATCCTCTCGGCAAACCTCGTCGGCGGGAACGACGACCTCATCTTCGCCGGCCGGAGCTCTGCCTTTGACGCCGGGGGGACCCTCATCGCCCGCGGCGCGGCCTTCGCCGGGGACGTCGTGAACGTCGACCTCGCCCGTCCCACACCGCAGGCGGTCGCTCCTGCCGCCCCGGCACCGGAGTCCGAGATCTGGCAGGCGCTGGTGCTCGGCACCCGCGACTACGTCCACAAGTGCGGCTTTACCTCGGCTCACCTCGGCCTCTCCGGCGGGATCGACTCCTCGCTCGTCGCCTCGATCGCCGTCGAGGCGCTCGGTCCGGAGAACGTCCTCGGCGTGCTCCTCCCCTCCCCCTACACCTCCGCGGCAAGCGTCGAGGACGCCCAGGAACTCGCGGGGAACCTCGGCATCCGGGTGGAGTGCATCCCGATCGCCCCGATGATGGAGGCGTTCGACGGGGCCCTTCAGGGGGTCTTTGCCGGCAGGCCCCGTGACACCACCGAGGAGAACCTGCAGGCGAGGATCCGGGCGACGGTCCTGATGGCGCTCTCGAACAAGTTCGGCTCCATGCTTCTCTCCACCGGGAACAAATCGGAGGCCGCGGTCGGCTACTGCACTCTCTACGGGGATACGGCAGGAGGGCTCTCGGTGATCGCCGACGTCCCGAAGGGGATGGTCTACCGGCTTGCCAGACAGCTGAACAGGGAACGCCCTGTCATCCCCGGCCGGGTGCTCGAGAAGCCCCCCTCCGCGGAGCTCCGGCCCGGCCAGACCGACCAGGAGAGCCTCCCCCCCTATGACCTCCTCGACGCGATCCTCCACCGCCACATCGACTGCTTCGAGTCGCCCGAGAAGATCGTCGCCGCCGGGTATCCCGCGGCGACCGTCTACCAGGTCTTTTTGATGATCCGGCAGACGGAGTTCAAGCGCCGGCAGGCTGCGCCCGGACTCAGGGTGACCGGCCGGGCGTTCAGCACCGACTGGCATATGCCGATCGCTGCGAGGCCCTGGTGGCAGGGGGACGCCCGCTGA
- a CDS encoding metallophosphoesterase: MRIGILSDTHDNLGAVDAAVRQLNSERVDLVLHAGDYVSPFVIPRLANLHSPMIGVMGNNDGDHRLLSERFAEHEALSLRGGFAAVTAGGMTIGLLHGDDRELLQALIGQKAFNVVVHGHTHRAEVREFGATLVINPGEACGYLTGQPTIAVLDTSGRDVELLSL, encoded by the coding sequence ATGCGTATCGGGATCCTCTCCGACACACACGACAACCTCGGGGCGGTGGATGCGGCCGTGAGGCAGCTCAACAGCGAGCGGGTGGACCTGGTCCTCCACGCGGGAGATTACGTCTCGCCGTTCGTCATCCCCCGGCTCGCGAACCTGCACTCGCCCATGATCGGCGTTATGGGGAACAACGACGGCGACCACAGGCTCTTATCGGAACGGTTTGCCGAGCACGAGGCACTCAGCCTGCGCGGAGGCTTTGCCGCCGTAACCGCAGGCGGCATGACCATCGGGCTGCTGCACGGCGACGACCGTGAACTCCTGCAGGCGCTCATAGGGCAAAAGGCCTTCAACGTCGTGGTCCACGGCCACACCCACCGCGCGGAGGTCAGGGAATTCGGAGCGACGCTCGTCATCAACCCCGGAGAGGCCTGCGGTTACCTGACCGGGCAGCCGACCATCGCCGTGCTGGACACGTCGGGCCGGGACGTGGAGCTGCTCTCCCTCTGA
- a CDS encoding endonuclease III domain-containing protein — translation MAAPLTKDLLAIYGALLAAHGHRHWWPAKTPFETMIGAILTQNVSWTNAAQAVRNLEDAGMLDPDRLAAADAGEIARLIVPSRFYNQKAGRIREFARVYAAEFEADPAVMAAVETDALRERLLAVRGLGKETVDSILLYACKKPVFVVDAYTRRIFSRYGLIPEDASYDEMQRLFTESLAPDVTLFNEYHAQIVFLGNTVCRKTPICGRCPIRTIGDTLACAGARG, via the coding sequence ATGGCGGCGCCCCTCACGAAAGACCTGCTCGCGATCTACGGCGCTCTCCTGGCTGCTCATGGCCACCGGCACTGGTGGCCGGCGAAGACGCCGTTCGAGACGATGATCGGGGCGATCCTCACCCAGAACGTCTCCTGGACGAACGCAGCCCAGGCCGTCCGGAACCTGGAGGACGCCGGGATGCTCGACCCGGACCGGCTCGCCGCGGCCGATGCCGGCGAGATCGCCCGCCTGATCGTCCCGTCCAGGTTCTATAACCAGAAAGCCGGGCGGATCCGGGAGTTCGCCCGGGTCTACGCCGCGGAGTTCGAGGCGGACCCGGCGGTGATGGCCGCCGTGGAGACCGACGCCCTGCGCGAGCGTCTGCTCGCGGTCAGGGGACTCGGAAAAGAGACGGTGGACTCCATCCTGCTGTATGCCTGCAAAAAGCCGGTCTTCGTCGTCGACGCCTACACGCGGCGGATATTCTCGCGCTACGGCCTCATTCCCGAGGATGCGTCATATGACGAGATGCAGCGCCTCTTTACGGAGAGCCTCGCGCCCGACGTGACGCTCTTCAACGAATACCACGCCCAGATCGTCTTCCTCGGGAACACGGTCTGCAGAAAGACGCCGATCTGCGGCCGCTGTCCGATCCGGACGATCGGGGATACGCTCGCGTGCGCCGGCGCGCGGGGGTGA
- a CDS encoding polynucleotide 5'-hydroxyl-kinase, translating into MIRIGDGWEELAATLATGEGPERVYVVGRTDCGKTTLCRYLVEAAAAQVRTAYVDCDTGQSRLGPPTTEGMVLYPGAPEPPGRPYLRFVGSTSPGGHFVQTLTGAKRLVEMAAELGARVVVIDSPGLVAGGVGTEFQVQMIDLLRPTRIVALQRGRELERILANFARHSGITTHRLPVSPAAVSRPPLGRRRYREERFLAYFAGTTPQEVVLEGLGLQGRVPDLRAPRGVGGRLVSFNDPENFSLALALVREMHPGGRLIEVLAPAFDHAAAASVRFGSLSLDLDAEPGSMESFRP; encoded by the coding sequence ATGATCAGGATCGGAGACGGATGGGAGGAACTCGCCGCGACGCTCGCGACGGGCGAGGGTCCGGAGCGGGTGTATGTCGTCGGGCGGACGGACTGCGGGAAGACGACGCTCTGCCGCTACCTCGTTGAAGCGGCCGCAGCCCAGGTGCGGACCGCGTACGTCGACTGCGACACCGGGCAGTCCCGGCTCGGCCCGCCGACGACCGAGGGGATGGTCCTCTATCCCGGCGCGCCGGAGCCGCCCGGCCGGCCTTATCTCCGGTTCGTCGGCTCGACCTCGCCGGGAGGCCACTTCGTCCAGACGCTGACGGGGGCAAAACGCCTCGTCGAGATGGCTGCCGAGCTCGGGGCCCGCGTGGTCGTCATCGATTCGCCCGGTCTCGTCGCCGGCGGGGTGGGCACCGAGTTCCAGGTCCAGATGATCGACCTGCTCCGTCCCACGCGGATCGTCGCTCTCCAGCGAGGGCGGGAACTGGAGCGGATCCTTGCGAACTTCGCCCGGCACTCCGGGATCACGACTCACCGCCTCCCCGTATCCCCTGCGGCCGTCTCCCGGCCCCCTCTCGGACGGCGGCGCTACCGCGAAGAGCGTTTTCTGGCCTATTTTGCCGGTACAACCCCGCAGGAGGTCGTGCTTGAGGGGCTCGGCCTCCAGGGCCGGGTCCCCGACCTGAGAGCCCCCCGCGGGGTCGGGGGGAGGCTCGTCTCCTTCAACGACCCGGAGAACTTCAGCCTCGCCCTCGCCCTCGTCCGGGAGATGCACCCCGGAGGTCGCCTGATCGAAGTTCTGGCCCCGGCCTTCGACCATGCCGCCGCCGCATCGGTCCGGTTCGGCTCGCTCTCGCTCGACCTCGACGCGGAACCCGGCTCGATGGAGTCCTTCCGGCCCTGA
- a CDS encoding ubiquitin family protein gives MWAYIRYPDGSTEEREFPAGVSIEIGDILEDGAVVIDLPYSDNCDDDAEVPTIYDD, from the coding sequence ATGTGGGCTTATATCAGGTATCCCGACGGCAGCACAGAAGAGCGTGAATTCCCTGCGGGGGTGTCTATCGAGATCGGCGACATCCTTGAGGACGGCGCGGTTGTCATTGATCTCCCGTACTCCGACAACTGCGACGACGATGCGGAAGTGCCGACAATCTACGACGACTGA
- a CDS encoding phosphate uptake regulator PhoU, protein MEIRKVQITGGSSYIVSLPKQWIKSANIQKNDPVGLIVQPDGSLLITPKIDGEAVRRTRVFEVGATTDRTYLLRLLVGAYITGFTAIRIESKGRLPPFVLQLVREFTQMAIGQEVVGETDSSITIKDLLNPAEMPFENTIKRMHVLARGMQQDAVAAVRGRDAALARSVIDRDTEVDRLHWLVARQDNLILTDTTLSRRMGIPVNQAAYYFQVSRIIERIADHATRVAYNALILIEFDPDPETLDLIDAASTLSLEIFTWSMEAFHTGDLKKANATLQKVRDLEERTREINTRALQSEAVAAIPVGQIADSIRRIGEYSGDICENVINHIVGQEA, encoded by the coding sequence ATGGAGATCAGAAAGGTTCAGATAACCGGCGGCTCGTCGTACATCGTATCCCTGCCCAAACAGTGGATAAAATCGGCAAACATCCAGAAGAACGACCCGGTAGGACTGATCGTCCAGCCCGACGGCTCGCTCCTGATCACCCCGAAGATCGACGGGGAGGCGGTCCGCCGGACCAGGGTCTTTGAGGTCGGCGCCACGACGGACCGCACCTACCTGCTCCGCCTCCTCGTCGGTGCGTACATCACCGGGTTTACGGCTATCCGTATCGAGTCGAAAGGCCGGCTGCCGCCGTTCGTCCTGCAGCTCGTCAGGGAGTTCACGCAGATGGCGATAGGCCAGGAGGTTGTCGGCGAGACGGACTCCTCGATAACGATCAAGGATCTCCTCAACCCCGCAGAGATGCCGTTTGAGAACACCATCAAGAGGATGCACGTTCTGGCACGGGGGATGCAGCAGGACGCGGTGGCCGCGGTGAGGGGGCGCGATGCGGCCCTTGCCCGGAGCGTCATCGACCGGGATACGGAGGTGGACCGGCTGCACTGGCTCGTCGCGCGGCAGGACAACCTTATCCTGACCGATACCACGCTCTCGCGCCGGATGGGCATCCCGGTGAACCAGGCGGCATACTACTTCCAGGTGAGCAGGATCATCGAGCGGATAGCCGACCATGCCACCCGGGTGGCATACAACGCTCTCATCCTGATAGAATTCGACCCCGATCCGGAGACGCTCGATCTCATCGATGCTGCGAGCACGCTCTCCCTCGAGATCTTCACGTGGAGCATGGAGGCGTTCCACACGGGCGATCTCAAGAAGGCGAACGCGACGCTCCAGAAGGTGCGCGACCTCGAGGAGAGGACCCGCGAGATCAACACCCGTGCGCTCCAATCCGAGGCGGTGGCGGCGATCCCCGTGGGGCAGATCGCAGACAGCATCCGGCGGATCGGAGAGTACTCCGGGGACATCTGCGAAAACGTCATCAACCATATCGTCGGGCAGGAAGCCTGA
- a CDS encoding SLC13 family permease, which produces MSSLVPIVVLTVVFFLIAVRRIGGINFRIWQVMLLGAGAVLAAGAITPQDALASINLDVMLFLFFMFVIGEALAASGYLYHLSYRLFARAESVKSLVLLILVGAGVLSALLMNDTLAVVGTPLMLYFARRHGISPKLLLLALAFAVTTGSTASPIGNPQNLLIALSDGIENPFVTFPLYLAVPTAISLLLAYAFLCRAFPGEFHAAPLVHRNEEICDPALAALARLSLVLLVLLIGVKVAAAVFIPDIEIRLTWIAVIAAIPVLAGSGRRFELVRRIDWPTLAFFAGLFVLMASVWQSGFFQPLIEGSSLDLAAVPVIAVVSVVVSQFVSNVPFVALSLPVLEHLGASTVGMMALAAGSTIAGNMLILGAASNVIIIQGAEKEGETLTFGEFARIGVPLTVAQTAVYVLFLSLLPV; this is translated from the coding sequence GTGAGCAGCCTCGTCCCGATCGTCGTCCTCACCGTCGTCTTCTTCCTGATCGCCGTCCGGAGGATCGGGGGCATTAACTTCCGGATCTGGCAGGTGATGCTTCTAGGGGCCGGCGCGGTCCTCGCGGCCGGGGCGATCACGCCACAGGATGCGCTCGCGTCGATCAACCTCGACGTGATGCTCTTCCTCTTCTTCATGTTCGTGATCGGGGAGGCGCTCGCAGCGAGCGGCTACCTCTACCACCTCTCCTACCGCCTCTTCGCGCGGGCGGAGTCGGTGAAAAGCCTCGTCCTCCTCATCCTCGTCGGCGCCGGCGTGCTCTCGGCGCTCCTGATGAACGACACGCTCGCGGTCGTCGGCACCCCGCTGATGCTCTACTTCGCCCGCCGGCACGGCATCTCCCCAAAACTCCTCCTGCTCGCACTCGCGTTCGCCGTCACGACGGGGAGCACCGCAAGCCCCATCGGGAACCCGCAGAACCTCCTCATCGCGCTCTCGGACGGGATCGAGAACCCGTTCGTCACGTTCCCTCTCTACCTCGCCGTCCCGACGGCGATCTCGCTCCTGCTCGCCTACGCCTTCCTCTGCCGGGCGTTCCCGGGAGAGTTCCACGCGGCCCCGCTGGTCCACCGTAACGAGGAGATCTGCGATCCCGCCCTCGCGGCCCTCGCCCGTCTCTCGCTCGTCCTGCTCGTCCTCCTGATCGGCGTCAAGGTCGCCGCGGCCGTTTTCATCCCGGATATCGAGATCAGGCTGACCTGGATCGCGGTCATTGCGGCCATACCCGTCCTTGCCGGGAGCGGGCGGCGCTTTGAGCTCGTCCGCCGGATCGACTGGCCGACGCTGGCCTTCTTCGCCGGGCTCTTCGTCCTCATGGCAAGCGTCTGGCAGTCGGGATTCTTCCAGCCGCTTATCGAGGGAAGTTCGCTCGATCTTGCCGCCGTACCGGTCATCGCCGTAGTGAGCGTCGTCGTCTCCCAGTTCGTCTCGAACGTCCCCTTCGTCGCCCTCTCCCTCCCGGTCCTCGAGCACCTCGGCGCCTCCACGGTCGGGATGATGGCGCTTGCGGCCGGCAGCACCATCGCCGGGAACATGCTGATCCTCGGCGCGGCGAGCAACGTCATCATCATCCAGGGCGCGGAGAAGGAGGGGGAGACGCTGACGTTCGGGGAGTTTGCCCGGATCGGCGTCCCGCTCACCGTCGCCCAGACCGCCGTCTACGTCCTCTTCCTCTCGCTCCTCCCGGTATAA
- a CDS encoding ATP-binding protein: protein MRPLLLAASAAIVFAVNAAGLFAGITIVLPHLIYLPIVLAAYWFPRRGIVFSLALGLGYLAMALPFAGGEPGVIVSALSRAAVFVAVGAVVSFLTLRLREQEERYRGIFNNSEAATFLIAPDETGPRIEEANYMGTALLGSRERDLVGEPVTRFFEDPGAWEEVRARVFRDDAIYGYETSLRRTDGAAVRVLVSGGRLPDGRVILTLVDITARKNAEDALREANTRLNMLGRLTRNDLMAAVSGLLGRIGGGMQQFRDPVVRRYLDDLCEDARLVQRRAEITRDYQDLGLRPPAWQPLQEVVRGAASQLPLHEVSVRAWVERVEVFADPMLEKVFSNLIENAVRHGKTVSQVVVTYQLRDDGLAVYVEDDGVGIPEAGKEEIFAYGIGGGGGLGLFLVREILSITGMTIRETGMPGEGARFVIHVPPDGYRIV, encoded by the coding sequence ATGCGGCCTCTCCTGCTCGCGGCATCGGCCGCAATCGTCTTTGCCGTGAACGCCGCCGGGCTTTTTGCCGGGATCACGATCGTCCTCCCGCATCTGATCTACCTGCCGATCGTGCTTGCCGCCTACTGGTTCCCCCGCCGCGGCATCGTCTTCTCGCTCGCTCTCGGCCTCGGCTACCTGGCGATGGCCCTGCCGTTTGCCGGCGGTGAGCCCGGCGTGATCGTCTCGGCGCTCTCGCGGGCGGCGGTCTTCGTCGCCGTCGGTGCGGTCGTATCCTTCCTGACCCTGAGGCTCCGGGAGCAGGAGGAGCGTTACCGCGGGATCTTCAACAACTCCGAGGCGGCGACGTTCCTCATCGCACCTGACGAGACCGGGCCGCGCATCGAGGAGGCCAACTATATGGGCACCGCCCTGCTCGGCTCCCGGGAGAGAGACCTGGTCGGCGAGCCGGTGACGCGATTTTTCGAGGATCCGGGAGCCTGGGAAGAAGTCCGGGCGCGGGTTTTCCGCGATGACGCCATCTACGGCTACGAGACGAGCCTCCGCCGCACGGACGGTGCCGCCGTCCGGGTGCTCGTATCGGGCGGCCGGCTCCCCGACGGGCGGGTCATCCTCACGCTCGTGGATATCACCGCCCGGAAGAACGCGGAGGACGCTCTCCGCGAGGCGAACACCAGACTCAACATGCTCGGCCGCCTCACCCGGAACGACCTGATGGCAGCGGTATCCGGCCTCCTCGGACGGATCGGCGGCGGCATGCAGCAGTTCCGCGACCCTGTCGTCCGCCGCTACTTAGACGACCTCTGCGAGGACGCCCGGCTCGTGCAGCGCCGTGCGGAGATCACCCGCGACTACCAGGACCTCGGTCTCCGGCCGCCGGCGTGGCAGCCTCTCCAGGAGGTCGTCCGGGGGGCGGCGTCGCAACTGCCGCTCCACGAGGTATCGGTCCGAGCCTGGGTGGAGCGGGTCGAGGTCTTCGCCGACCCGATGCTTGAGAAGGTCTTCTCGAACCTGATCGAGAACGCGGTCCGCCACGGGAAGACCGTCTCGCAGGTCGTCGTCACCTACCAGCTCCGGGACGACGGGCTCGCGGTCTACGTCGAGGATGACGGCGTCGGTATCCCCGAGGCCGGGAAGGAAGAGATCTTCGCCTACGGCATCGGCGGGGGAGGCGGGCTCGGCCTCTTCCTCGTCCGCGAGATCCTCTCCATCACCGGCATGACGATCCGGGAGACCGGGATGCCCGGCGAAGGGGCGAGGTTTGTCATCCACGTGCCGCCGGACGGATACCGGATCGTGTGA
- a CDS encoding pyridoxamine 5'-phosphate oxidase family protein, protein MEIVKIPSMDKAEYDKLIAESFLSRIAFQGGKYPYIAPFLYVFDGKFLYFLATKYGRKNDLFRQHPYVSVEIEKYSSDMSCYTFVTMQGYLVQLEDAIEKKLIREKFVSMIRAHNLSQNILAALGHKPEEPLEAIASEERSNIWKLTGVTDIVALKNL, encoded by the coding sequence ATGGAGATCGTGAAGATCCCGAGTATGGATAAAGCAGAGTACGATAAACTCATCGCAGAGAGTTTTCTCAGCCGTATTGCGTTCCAGGGCGGTAAATACCCGTATATCGCCCCGTTCCTGTATGTCTTCGACGGGAAGTTCCTCTACTTCCTCGCGACCAAGTACGGCAGGAAGAACGACCTCTTCCGGCAGCACCCCTATGTCTCGGTCGAGATCGAGAAGTACTCGAGCGATATGTCCTGTTACACCTTCGTGACGATGCAGGGCTACCTGGTGCAGCTTGAGGACGCCATCGAGAAGAAACTCATCCGGGAGAAGTTCGTGAGCATGATCCGGGCGCACAACCTCTCGCAGAATATCCTTGCCGCGCTCGGCCACAAGCCCGAGGAGCCGCTTGAGGCCATCGCTTCCGAAGAGCGCTCGAATATCTGGAAGCTTACCGGCGTGACGGACATCGTTGCGTTGAAGAATTTATAA
- a CDS encoding CDP-alcohol phosphatidyltransferase family protein: MSVEKMRKYAAIPSTVSAVRIAALPLLLFLMSQNSLLSLPFFLFLCATDLADGYLARRLGVACKMGTFFDSAADFALIMGSFALFYAHGLYPAWVLILILFSYAQFVLTSLHRVQIIDPVGKYFGSFLYIAIAATLLFPIGTTFEVVEVAFVAFAAASFSSRILFFARFHRNKTPITESVGKTVREE, encoded by the coding sequence GTGAGCGTGGAAAAGATGCGAAAATACGCAGCTATCCCCAGCACCGTCTCGGCAGTCCGCATTGCCGCCCTCCCCCTTCTGTTATTTCTGATGAGCCAGAACTCTCTGCTGAGTCTTCCGTTCTTTCTCTTCTTGTGCGCAACCGACCTTGCGGATGGCTATCTGGCGAGGAGACTCGGCGTAGCCTGCAAAATGGGCACGTTTTTCGACTCAGCAGCCGACTTCGCCCTGATAATGGGCTCCTTCGCACTATTCTATGCGCACGGCCTCTACCCGGCCTGGGTTTTAATCCTGATCCTGTTCTCCTATGCCCAGTTCGTGTTGACGAGTCTGCATCGTGTGCAAATCATAGACCCCGTGGGCAAATACTTCGGGAGCTTCCTCTACATCGCTATAGCCGCCACACTGCTCTTTCCCATAGGCACGACGTTTGAAGTCGTAGAAGTCGCTTTTGTAGCATTCGCGGCCGCGTCATTTTCGAGCCGCATATTGTTCTTTGCCCGGTTTCACCGCAACAAAACTCCAATCACGGAAAGCGTCGGTAAAACCGTTCGGGAGGAGTGA
- a CDS encoding GNAT family N-acetyltransferase, translated as MFTKVLIPTDLSVASMSVAQRLREIPGIREVVLFHARVSAGSLPGEGVLRGVQEALAAQGFSVETVIEDDDGRGVSERILRAAAGTGADLIAMGVRDHGLLWNPFAGNVAAAVLREARVHILIAPQSGGGGPPLFARLLVPTDLSPPAPEIRSILERPAGDGAAVLLHVVEPGSAVTGQEAGTRLALLKDGLTPSGREVRTLVRTGDPARTICAVADELGASAVVIPRIGKRDAPGNVSLGSVTAAVAGCAKQPVLVISAPTDLRIEARELRSDEFAFAEEIWTDYHQLKADRKTDRIFGVFADGTLVSVARCRRHPDGYEVDGVFTPARFRGKGYARRAMDALVEACQHDTLYMHSVLNLVEFYGMYGFVSIPESDLPPTIRARFAFALGEMEGANVQPMRRVAGPFRRGARDGKTPQSS; from the coding sequence ATGTTTACGAAGGTGCTTATCCCGACCGACCTTTCCGTTGCCTCGATGAGCGTGGCCCAGCGGCTCCGCGAGATCCCGGGTATCCGTGAGGTCGTCCTCTTCCACGCCCGGGTATCGGCCGGCTCCCTGCCCGGTGAAGGGGTGCTGCGCGGGGTGCAGGAGGCGCTCGCGGCACAGGGCTTCTCCGTCGAGACGGTGATCGAAGACGACGACGGGAGAGGCGTTTCGGAGAGGATACTCCGGGCCGCTGCCGGGACGGGTGCCGACCTGATCGCGATGGGCGTCAGGGACCATGGCCTGCTCTGGAACCCCTTTGCGGGGAACGTCGCGGCCGCCGTGCTCCGGGAGGCCCGGGTGCATATCCTGATCGCCCCGCAGTCGGGAGGAGGGGGGCCGCCGCTCTTTGCGCGGCTCCTGGTCCCGACCGACCTCTCGCCGCCGGCGCCGGAGATCCGCTCGATCCTGGAACGTCCTGCCGGCGACGGAGCGGCGGTGCTCCTGCACGTCGTCGAGCCCGGAAGCGCGGTGACCGGGCAGGAAGCAGGTACCCGGCTTGCTCTCCTCAAAGACGGCCTGACTCCCTCCGGTCGCGAGGTTCGCACACTGGTAAGAACCGGAGACCCGGCCCGCACCATCTGCGCCGTGGCGGACGAACTTGGTGCCTCCGCAGTCGTCATCCCGCGCATCGGGAAGCGCGACGCCCCGGGGAACGTCTCGCTCGGGAGCGTCACCGCCGCCGTCGCGGGCTGCGCAAAACAGCCGGTGCTGGTGATCTCGGCCCCAACCGACCTGCGGATAGAAGCGCGGGAGCTCAGGAGCGATGAGTTCGCATTTGCCGAGGAGATCTGGACCGATTACCACCAGTTAAAAGCGGACCGGAAGACCGATCGGATCTTCGGGGTCTTCGCGGACGGCACCCTCGTCTCCGTTGCCCGGTGCCGCCGGCATCCCGACGGCTACGAGGTCGACGGGGTCTTCACACCCGCCCGGTTCAGGGGAAAAGGGTATGCCCGGAGGGCGATGGACGCGCTCGTCGAAGCGTGCCAGCACGACACCCTGTACATGCACTCGGTCCTGAACCTCGTCGAGTTCTACGGGATGTACGGGTTCGTCTCGATACCCGAGAGCGATCTCCCGCCGACCATCCGGGCGAGGTTCGCGTTTGCCCTCGGCGAGATGGAGGGGGCAAACGTCCAGCCGATGCGCCGCGTCGCCGGGCCGTTCAGAAGAGGAGCCCGGGACGGCAAAACGCCTCAGTCGTCGTAG